A region of the Candidatus Cloacimonadota bacterium genome:
TCTATAATTAAGCAAATTGGGGAGTGTTGTGTGGTAATATGAACAACTCATTTTCTACAAGCTGCACCAAAATATGCAACACCATTGTATGAATTTCTTGCACGCGATCGCTGGTGGATGCAGGAACAATCAATTGATAATCTACCGAACCGGATATTTTTCCTCCATTTCC
Encoded here:
- a CDS encoding SIS domain-containing protein, with product GFDFIFSRGVEAYAQKGDVVIGLSTSGNSENVWNALRKAQSLGCITVALLGGNGGKISGSVDYQLIVPASTSDRVQEIHTMVLHILVQLVENELFILPHNTPQFA